A part of Bacteroidia bacterium genomic DNA contains:
- a CDS encoding lysophospholipid acyltransferase family protein, translated as MKAVSKFIFWLFGWKLVGYYPTEIKKSVVIAAPHTSNWDYVFSICAFFLMGKRIAFIAKKELFRFPLGWLMRATGGIPLDRSKRNNTVQETIDLFQEQDELALMIAPEGTRGLTKGWKTGFYHVAVGANVPLAMGYLDYDKKYAGIGKIFYPTGNYEKDLIEIHRFYRPITPKYPQKSSLYQENVTN; from the coding sequence ATGAAAGCTGTTTCAAAATTTATATTCTGGCTATTTGGCTGGAAATTAGTGGGTTATTACCCTACCGAAATAAAAAAATCTGTTGTAATAGCAGCACCGCATACCAGCAATTGGGATTATGTATTTTCTATTTGCGCCTTCTTCCTGATGGGAAAAAGAATAGCCTTTATAGCTAAAAAAGAACTATTTAGATTTCCCTTAGGCTGGCTTATGCGGGCTACCGGAGGAATCCCACTTGATAGATCTAAACGAAATAATACCGTTCAAGAAACAATTGACTTATTTCAGGAACAAGATGAATTGGCTCTGATGATAGCTCCTGAAGGTACCCGTGGCCTCACCAAAGGCTGGAAAACTGGATTCTATCATGTAGCCGTAGGTGCCAACGTTCCATTAGCTATGGGATATTTAGATTATGATAAAAAATATGCCGGAATCGGAAAAATATTTTACCCAACAGGTAATTACGAAAAAGACCTAATTGAAATCCATCGGTTTTATCGCCCTATCACCCCTAAATATCCCCAAAAGAGTAGTTTATATCAAGAAAACGTAACTAATTAA
- a CDS encoding CHASE2 domain-containing protein, whose protein sequence is MKSRVYWLHAPIVTALIFSIMGSLGLLPNFDFIDPVSTALKDFELTDIVFSHPAFNKNEQADTNIVIVNIGQLSRPEIGTMLRRISANKPAVIGIDAFFRKEKGPEFDSTLANALQEAGNVVLVEELSNYNEENETFDTLLTSAAIFTRHCTGAYANVYNEENSDFRTVRKFVPTQTVQGNKTISFPVKICEMVNPKAVQKLYNRDNEIERINYRGNLEKFYTIDVPDMFNPNVDISFIRNKIVLIGFFSLDVVGNSYEDIFFTPLNKRFAGKSFPDMYGIVVHANTISTILNEQYINTMPDWLSWVTAVVFCYFNILLFAFIYLKYDYFYDLIVRILQIVGSLILLYLTILVFYELDYELNLALTVSVLLLGGDVLDVYFGLLKSRKLL, encoded by the coding sequence ATGAAATCTCGCGTTTACTGGCTGCACGCACCAATTGTTACTGCCTTGATTTTTTCAATTATGGGATCACTTGGGCTGCTCCCTAATTTTGACTTTATTGACCCTGTTTCTACTGCACTTAAAGATTTTGAACTAACTGATATTGTTTTTTCTCATCCGGCTTTTAATAAAAATGAGCAAGCTGATACAAATATCGTTATTGTAAATATTGGTCAGCTGAGCCGGCCGGAAATAGGTACTATGCTACGCAGAATAAGCGCAAATAAGCCGGCAGTTATTGGAATAGATGCTTTTTTCCGAAAAGAAAAAGGGCCGGAGTTCGACTCTACGTTGGCCAATGCGCTGCAAGAAGCCGGTAATGTGGTTTTGGTTGAAGAGCTATCTAACTACAATGAAGAAAACGAAACCTTTGACACCCTGCTAACTTCAGCCGCTATTTTTACGCGCCATTGCACCGGAGCTTACGCAAATGTTTATAATGAAGAAAATAGCGATTTTAGGACTGTTAGGAAATTTGTGCCCACACAAACCGTGCAGGGAAATAAAACCATTTCTTTTCCGGTGAAAATCTGTGAAATGGTGAACCCAAAAGCAGTCCAAAAATTATACAACCGAGATAATGAAATTGAACGTATTAACTATCGGGGAAATTTAGAGAAGTTTTATACCATAGATGTCCCTGATATGTTTAACCCTAATGTGGATATTTCCTTTATCCGGAACAAAATTGTACTTATTGGCTTTTTTAGCTTAGATGTTGTCGGAAATTCTTATGAGGATATTTTCTTCACTCCCCTAAACAAACGTTTTGCCGGAAAATCTTTTCCGGATATGTATGGAATTGTGGTTCATGCAAATACGATTTCTACAATTCTCAACGAACAGTATATTAACACTATGCCGGACTGGTTGTCATGGGTAACTGCTGTCGTTTTTTGTTACTTCAACATCCTTTTATTTGCGTTTATTTACCTAAAATACGATTATTTTTACGATTTAATTGTTCGTATTTTGCAAATTGTAGGAAGTTTAATACTTTTGTATTTAACTATCTTAGTTTTCTACGAGCTTGATTATGAGCTTAATTTGGCATTAACGGTTTCTGTACTCCTGTTAGGGGGGGACGTTTTAGATGTGTATTTTGGCCTCCTTAAATCCAGAAAACTCTTGTAA